One part of the Solanum stenotomum isolate F172 unplaced genomic scaffold, ASM1918654v1 scaffold14624, whole genome shotgun sequence genome encodes these proteins:
- the LOC125850165 gene encoding cytochrome P450 CYP72A219-like, whose amino-acid sequence MEMLRIMITTICVAFLLVYTWKVLNWAWFKPMKLEKYLRKSGLKGNQYKLLYGDLKEFTESVIEAKSKPINFSDDIAQRLIPFYLDSINKNGKNYFMWLGPYPVVLITDPEHVKEIFTKNYVYLKQNHPNPMTKLLAQGLANIEGDKWAKHKKIINPAFHVEKLKHMLPAFYVSCREMLSKWEEIVPKGTSFELDVWPDLQIMSSEVISRTSFGSSYEEGRTVFELQNEQAEYVIRIARSIHIPGSRFLPTKMNRRMLKIEKEIQTTIRRIIDKRLRAIEGGETSKDDLLGILLESNMKEIELHCRKDFGMTISDVVDECKLFYFAGQETTSVLLVWTMILLCLHPEWQVRAREEVLHVFGNNKPDLEGLNRLKIVTMILYETLRLFPPLPSSGRRTEEEVKLGELNLPAGVQLIIPTILLHYDKEVWGEDAKEFKPERFSEGVSKAMKGQVSFIPFSWGPRVCIGQNFAMMEAKMAIAMIVQKFSFELSPSYTHAPFAIVTIHPQYGAPLLMRKL is encoded by the exons ATGGAGATGTTGAGAATCATGATAACAACAATTTGTGTTGCTTTTTTGTTGGTATATACATGGAAAGTGTTGAATTGGGCATGGTTTAAGCCAATGAAACTTGAGAAATACTTAAGAAAGAGTGGTCTTAAGGGAAATCAATACAAATTACTCTATGGAGATTTGAAGGAATTCACAGAAAGTGTCATTGAAGCCAAATCTAAGCCCATCAATTTCTCCGACgatatagctcaaaggctcaTCCCCTTTTACCTTGATTCCATCAACAAAAATG gtaaaaattattttatgtggCTAGGCCCATATCCAGTAGTGTTGATCACAGACCCTGAACATGTAAAAGAGATTTTCACAAagaattatgtgtatctaaagcAAAATCATCCCAATCCAATGACCAAGTTATTGGCTCAGGGTCTAGCAAATATTGAGGGAGACAAATGGGccaaacacaaaaaaatcatcaatcccGCCTTTCACGTAGAGAAGTTGAAG CATATGCTGCCAGCATTTTATGTGAGTTGTAGAGAAATGCTAAGCAAATGGGAGGAAATTGTTCCAAAGGGAACATCATTCGAACTCGATGTATGGCCAGACCTTCAAATAATGTCCAGTGAAGTCATATCTCGTACATCATTTGGGAGTAGCTATGAAGAAGGAAGAACAGTATTTGAACTTCAGAACGAACAAGCTGAGTATGTAATCAGAATAGCACGTTCAATTCATATACCAGGATCAAG GTTCTTGCCTACTAAAATGAACAGAAGAATGCTGAAAATcgaaaaggaaattcaaacgaCAATTAGGCGTATCATTGACAAAAGATTGAGAGCAATCGAAGGAGGGGAGACTAGTAAAGATGACTTATTGGGCATATTACTTGAATCCAATATGAAAGAAATTGAACTTCATTGTAGAAAAGATTTTGGAATGACTATATCAGACGTGGTAGACGAGTGCAAATTATTCTATTTTGCTGGACAAGAGACCACTTCAGTGTTACTCGTATGGACAATGATTTTGCTCTGCTTACATCCAGAGTGGCAAGTACGTGCCAGAGAGGAGGTGTTGCACGTCTTTGGAAATAATAAACCAGATTTGGAAGGACTAAATCGCTTGAAAATT GTAACGATGATCTTGTACGAGACATTAAGGCTATTCCCTCCATTGCCATCATCTGGTAGAAGGACTGAAGAGGAAGTGAAATTGGGGGAGCTAAATCTACCAGCCGGAGTGCAACTCATTATACCCACAATCCTATTACATTATGATAAGGAGGTATGGGGTGAAGACGCGAAGGAATTCAAACCAGAGAGATTCAGTGAAGGAGTGTCAAAGGCAATGAAAGGACAAGTCTCGTTTATCCCATTTAGCTGGGGACCGCGTGTTTGCATCGGACAAAACTTTGCAATGATGGAAGCAAAAATGGCGATAGCAATGATAGTACAAAAGTTCTCCTTTGAACTCTCACCATCATATACACATGCTCCATTTGCAATAGTGACTATTCATCCTCAGTATGGCGCTCCTCTGCTTATGCGCAAGCTTTAA